GATGCCTGCGCGCGCAAGGGCTACTGCGTGTTCTTCTGCAACTCCGACGACGACCCGGCAAAGCAGCGCAGCTATCTGCGCGTGCTGCAGGAAAAGCGCATCGACGGCCTCATCGTCGCCTCGGCCGGTGACGACGCCGTGCTGGCTTCGACGCTCGCCGACGCGCGCGAGCCGATCGTCGTCATCGACCGCAACATCGAGGGGCTCGACGCCGATCTCGTGCAGATCGACCACGAGCGCGGCGCCTGGCTCGCCACGCGCCATCTGCTCGAACTCGGGCACTCGCGCATCGGCTGCATCACCGGGCCGGTCACGACCGCGGTGAGCGCGATGCGCATGCACGGCTTCCTGCGCGCCATGTCGGAGCGCGGCGTGGAGATCGCGCCGGGTGCGATCGTCGAAGCCGACTTTTCCGGTGCGGGCGGCTACCGCGCGGCGGCGCAGCTGTTCGACAGCGTGCGGCCGACGGCGATCTTCGCCGGCAACGACATGATGGGCATCGGCGCCTTGCGCGCGGCCGCCGAGCGCGGCTTGCGTGTGCCGGGCGACTGTTCGATCATCGGCTTCGACGATATCGAGCTTGGCAATTTCACGTGGCCCGCGCTCTCGACCGTCGGGCAGCCGGCGCGCGCGCTCGGCGACATGGCGGCGCTCACGCTGATCGAGCGCATTGCGAACTCGCGCGAGGAAGGTGCGACGGCGCGCCGCCGCGTGATGCCGCCTACGCTCTTTGCACGCGAATCGACGGGGCCCTGGGTCGGCGCGGCGGAATACGCGCCGCTCGCGGCCTGAGGCCAGGCAGCCGCACCCAAGGCGCGCCGGCCACCATCCAGGAGGCATCGTGACGACTGACGCAGCAAAGCCGACCGACGCGCGCGCTCGCGTGGCCGTGGTCGGCAGCCTCAATATGGATCTCGTCGCGCGTGC
The Paraburkholderia acidiphila genome window above contains:
- a CDS encoding LacI family DNA-binding transcriptional regulator, with the translated sequence MATIKDVAAVAGVSFTTVSHVVNNSRPVSADVRAKVERAIRDLNYVPSAVARSLKARATATVGLLVPNGTNPYFAELARGVEDACARKGYCVFFCNSDDDPAKQRSYLRVLQEKRIDGLIVASAGDDAVLASTLADAREPIVVIDRNIEGLDADLVQIDHERGAWLATRHLLELGHSRIGCITGPVTTAVSAMRMHGFLRAMSERGVEIAPGAIVEADFSGAGGYRAAAQLFDSVRPTAIFAGNDMMGIGALRAAAERGLRVPGDCSIIGFDDIELGNFTWPALSTVGQPARALGDMAALTLIERIANSREEGATARRRVMPPTLFARESTGPWVGAAEYAPLAA